In Rana temporaria chromosome 3, aRanTem1.1, whole genome shotgun sequence, a single window of DNA contains:
- the DUSP26 gene encoding dual specificity protein phosphatase 26: MASSRFSHLGSLSRPPLRRSKPPILRVYDLEKILYTGKTIRSHADEVWPRLYLGDQEIAANKGELLQLRITHILNAVHSRWRGGEEYYRGMNILYMGIDAQDSPIFDMSVHFQAAADFIHRALKERGKILVHCAVGVSRSATLVLAYLMIYQRMTLVEAITTVKDKRGIVPNRGFLRQLLDLESKLRANPR, encoded by the exons ATGGCGTCCTCCCGGTTCTCCCACCTCGGATCTCTGAGTCGGCCGCCACTGAGGAGGTCCAAGCCCCCGATCCTGAGAGTGTATGACCTGGAGAAGATTCTCTACACCGGGAAGACAATCCGGAGCCACGCCGACGAGGTTTGGCCGAGACTCTACTTAGGAGACCA GGAGATCGCGGCCAATAAAGGGGAACTCCTCCAGCTGCGAATCACTCACATCCTGAACGCGGTTCATAGTCgctggagaggaggagaggaatatTACCGCGGGATGAACATCCTGTACATGGGGATCGATGCTCAGGACAGCCCGATCTTCGACATGAGCGTCCACTTCCAGGCGGCCGCCGATTTCATCCATCGCGCCCTCAAGGAGAGAG GGAAGATCCTGGTGCATTGTGCGGTAGGAGTGAGCCGATCGGCCACATTGGTTCTCGCCTATCTGATGATCTACCAACGAATGACTTTGGTTGAAGCCATTACCACCGTGAAGGACAAGCGAGGAATCGTCCCGAACCGCGGATTTCTGCGTCAGTTATTGGACCTGGAGAGCAAACTGAGAGCGAACCCGAGATAG